AAACATCTGTTTTTAACTTATTGGCTTCTTCTTCTTCCTTAGCGCGAACAGTATAGGTGCCGAATTTATAAATAGACTGTGGTGTTAAGCCCAAGTGTCCCATTACAGGAATTCCCGCTGTGATGATGCGTTGAACAGATTCGATAATTTCTTCACCGCCTTCCAATTTAACGCCATGAGCCCCCGATTCTTTCATAATCCTTATTGCCGAGTTCAAAGCTTCCTTCGAGTTTCCCTGATAAGAGCCAAAAGGTAAATCAACTACAACGAAAGCCCGTTTAACGGCCCTTATTACAGATGCAGCATGATAAATCATCTGATCTAGGGTTATAGGCAAAGTAGTTTCATGACCAGCCATTACATTTGAAGCAGAATCGCCAACAAGTAAAACGTCTAATCCTGCATCATCTAGGATAGTTGCCATCGAATAATCGTAGGCCGTTAACATAGATATTTTTTCACCACGTTGTTTCATTTCCTGTAAAATGTGCGTGGTGATGCGTTTGATTTCTTTATGTACCGACATGGGATTTGTTTTGTGTTGCCAAAAGTATCGTTTTTTCTTTAAAAAGGTATAAGGTTTGAGGCATAAGGTTTAGGACTGAGTCATCTTATACCCTACAGCCTAAACCTTTCACCTTATTTCACTTTTCTCTTTACATTCCCAATCTAAAATTCTATCTTTGTACCCCGAAATGGAAGGGATATATTCATCTTTTTTTGCACCCTGCAAAAACGGCTTTAATGCCGAAAGCCATTCTTTTTTCAACTCTTTTTTAAATCAAAATCCATATTGTAATTACCATGACTAACTACACCAAGTTACCTGCGATTTTATTACTGGCCGATGGCACAGTTTTTTACGGCAAAGCTGCCGGAAAAATTGGCACCACTACTGGCGAAATCTGTTTTAATACCGGGATGACAGGTTACCAGGAAATTTTTACTGATCCAAGTTATTTTGGACAGATAATGGTTACCACCAATGCTCACATTGGTAATTATGGTATCCATAAAGACGAAATCGAATCAGGTTCGATCAAAATTGCTGGTTTAGTTTGCAAAAATTACAACATTGTTTATAGCCGTAAAGAAGCGACAGAATCTATTCAGGATTATTTCCAGAATGATAACCTGGTAGCCATTTCTGATATCGACACCCGTGCATTGGTTCGCCACATTAGAGATAAAGGCGCAATGAATGCAATTATTTCTTCTGAAATCACCGATATTGAAGAGTTAAAACAAAAACTGGCTGAAGTACCTTCTATGGAAGGCTTAGAGCTTTCTTCTAAAGTAAGTACAACTGAACCATATTTTTACGGTAACCCTGAAGCAAGCTTAAAAGTGGCTGCTTTAGATTTAGGTATCAAGAAAAACATTTTGCGCAATTTCGAAAACCGCGATATTTACGTTCAGGTTTTCCCGGCTAAAACTACTTTTGCCGAAATGGAAAAATTTAACCCTGACGGCTACTTTATTTCAAATGGCCCTGGCGATCCATCGGTAATGCCATATGCTGTAGAAACGATCACGGAAATTTTAGCGGCAGACAAGCCATTGTTCGGTATCTGCTTAGGTCACCAGTTATTGGCCGAGGCGAACGGCATTGGCACCATGAAAATGTTTAATGGTCACCGCGGATTAAACCACCCTGTAAAAAACATCATTAAAAATCATTGCGAAGTTACTTCTCAAAACCACGGTTTTGGGGTAATTCCTGATGAGGTTAGAAACTCCGATAAAGTAGAGATTACCCACGTTAACTTAAACGATAAATCAATCGAAGGAATCCGTGTTAAAGGTAAAAAAGCATTTTCGGTTCAATATCACCCTGAGTCTTCTCCAGGCCCACACGATTCGCGTTACTTATTCGATGATTTTGTTGATGTAATGAAAGGTGCGCTAGCGTGGTAGGGTTAAGGTTGAAAGACTAAAGCTTAAAGACCAAAGTTTAAAGGCGAAAATACAATAATATGATCTGCGGATTTGCGGCAAAAACAAGCTGTTGATCCGCAGATTTCTTTTATAATCTATTTTCGCCTGTATAAAACATCATTTTACCGACATTTTCGACTATGTATCCAAAAATTCATTTCCTATTCATTTAAAGCTCCTTACATTCGCAACATGGAAACAAAAAAAGCCATTATCAGTGTGAAAGACCTGGTAAAAAAATACGATGATTTCGTGGCCGTTCAAGGGCTTAGTTTTGAGGTATATGAGCATGAGATTTTCGGTCTGCTTGGCCCTAATGGCGCTGGAAAAACCACGACCCTCGAAATTATTGAAACTTTGAGAGCTAAAACATCGGGTGAAATTATTGTAGATGGTTTTTCTGTAGATAAACAACCACAAGACATTAAACAGATTATAGGTGTACAGCTACAGGCTGCGGGTTATTATCCAAATCTCAACCTGATCGAACTGATCGAACTTTTTGCCGGTCTATATGGCGCCAACATCAAACCCATGGAGATGCTGGAGAAAGTAAACCTCCAAGATAAAGCCAAAGCTAAATACAAAGCGCTTTCAGGCGGACAAAAGCAGCGTTTTTCTATAGCTACAACACTCATTAACCAACCGAAGATTATTTTTTTGGATGAACCTACAACAGGTCTAGATCCACAGGCCCGCAGAAATCTCTGGGACCTGATTACAGAAATCCGCGATGCAGGAACAACTGTGGTTATTACCACTCACTATATGGACGAAGCCGAACAGCTTTGTGATCGCGTAGCTTTTGTAGAACGTGGTCAGATTATCGCGCTGGATACTCCTGATAATTTAATAGATAAATTAGTGAGCAGCGGTTTTGAACGCAAAAAAGAGGTTAAAAAAGCCAATCTGGAGGATGTTTTCATTAATCTAACAGGTCAGGAATGGAGAGAATAATTTAAATTCTATTTTTTTTGAAAAGCAAGGGCAGCATTCCAATTAATGTTACTCCCGCTTTTCGTTACAATCTTTTTGTAAATCTTATGAACAGGTAATAAAAACATCTAGAACAAAAAGGATTTACACTACAATCGGGTTTAAGAACATAAAACAGCACAACTATTAATCAAATAGTAAATGAAAAAATATAACAACCTTACAGCAACCCTGGCCCTTGCCAAAGCGAGTTTCCGGTCGATTATGCGGAGCCCTTCGGCGGTGGTTTTTACCCTGGCTTTCCCTTTGATATTTATCCTCGTTTTTGGCTTTTTGGGTGGCGGTGGAACACGTATC
The nucleotide sequence above comes from Pedobacter riviphilus. Encoded proteins:
- the panB gene encoding 3-methyl-2-oxobutanoate hydroxymethyltransferase; the protein is MSVHKEIKRITTHILQEMKQRGEKISMLTAYDYSMATILDDAGLDVLLVGDSASNVMAGHETTLPITLDQMIYHAASVIRAVKRAFVVVDLPFGSYQGNSKEALNSAIRIMKESGAHGVKLEGGEEIIESVQRIITAGIPVMGHLGLTPQSIYKFGTYTVRAKEEEEANKLKTDVLALQAAGCFAIVLEKIPAALGKEVTESLHIPTIGIGAGPNCDGQVLVVNDMIGLTKGFKPRFLRQYINLYDEILGAAQSYIRDVKGNDFPNEKEQY
- the carA gene encoding glutamine-hydrolyzing carbamoyl-phosphate synthase small subunit, with translation MTNYTKLPAILLLADGTVFYGKAAGKIGTTTGEICFNTGMTGYQEIFTDPSYFGQIMVTTNAHIGNYGIHKDEIESGSIKIAGLVCKNYNIVYSRKEATESIQDYFQNDNLVAISDIDTRALVRHIRDKGAMNAIISSEITDIEELKQKLAEVPSMEGLELSSKVSTTEPYFYGNPEASLKVAALDLGIKKNILRNFENRDIYVQVFPAKTTFAEMEKFNPDGYFISNGPGDPSVMPYAVETITEILAADKPLFGICLGHQLLAEANGIGTMKMFNGHRGLNHPVKNIIKNHCEVTSQNHGFGVIPDEVRNSDKVEITHVNLNDKSIEGIRVKGKKAFSVQYHPESSPGPHDSRYLFDDFVDVMKGALAW
- a CDS encoding ABC transporter ATP-binding protein; protein product: METKKAIISVKDLVKKYDDFVAVQGLSFEVYEHEIFGLLGPNGAGKTTTLEIIETLRAKTSGEIIVDGFSVDKQPQDIKQIIGVQLQAAGYYPNLNLIELIELFAGLYGANIKPMEMLEKVNLQDKAKAKYKALSGGQKQRFSIATTLINQPKIIFLDEPTTGLDPQARRNLWDLITEIRDAGTTVVITTHYMDEAEQLCDRVAFVERGQIIALDTPDNLIDKLVSSGFERKKEVKKANLEDVFINLTGQEWRE